A genomic region of Xanthomonas fragariae contains the following coding sequences:
- the btuB gene encoding TonB-dependent vitamin B12 receptor yields the protein MSFSSVLPPRAVLAVGLSLCFANRAQAEAAIDLDEVVVTASRTAQTQDQTLAPVTVIDRAQIERRQANALQDLLRGEAGVSLANNGGPGKASSLFLRGTGSDHVVVLIDGVRIGSATSGGAALQDLPIEQMERIEIVRGPFSSLYGSEALGGVIQIFTRRPHGSFVPTFSAAAGSDNARRYSAGVAGRSEGDLSETGGWYSANAVHDQTDGINAYLDTSSSDYDPDRDGYRNDSLSVQGGWRFNRQWDADVHALRARSRNEYDGSAFGGTVSKGVQQAVGGRVRYAPTDAFTLTASVGSSTDLGDAYYEGAYVSTYDTRRKQSALQADINAGPGLLTVGFDWQRDEIASSDTYDADSRSDRAAFAQWQQTFGTQSLQASLRRNDNSQFGGKTTGSLLWGWDFAQHLRLTASYGTAFKAPTFNELYYPDYGNPLLRPETSKSAELGLRGNGDWGTWTLSAFQTRIDDLIAGDASLVDALHPFGQPNNIDQARIRGVEAGYDTELAGWTVRSALTWLQPQADGEVNHGNWLPRRAGQSGRIDADRSFGALGVGASLFGSGKRFDDLINTERLAGYGLLDLRVSYAINADWTILLTANNVFDRHYETARWYAQPGRNYLLTFRYQPAQ from the coding sequence ATGTCCTTTTCTTCAGTTTTGCCGCCTCGTGCCGTGTTGGCCGTGGGCCTGTCGTTGTGCTTTGCCAACCGGGCGCAGGCCGAGGCTGCCATCGATCTCGATGAGGTCGTGGTCACCGCCTCGCGTACTGCGCAAACCCAGGACCAGACGCTGGCGCCGGTCACCGTGATTGACCGCGCGCAGATCGAGCGTCGCCAGGCGAACGCGCTGCAGGATCTGCTGCGCGGCGAAGCCGGCGTGTCGCTGGCTAATAATGGTGGTCCAGGCAAGGCGAGCTCGCTGTTCCTGCGCGGTACCGGGTCCGATCATGTGGTGGTGCTGATCGACGGTGTGCGCATCGGCTCGGCCACCTCCGGCGGTGCGGCGTTGCAGGATTTGCCGATCGAGCAGATGGAGCGCATCGAAATCGTGCGCGGTCCGTTCTCCAGTCTCTACGGTTCCGAAGCGCTGGGCGGCGTGATCCAGATCTTTACCCGTCGCCCGCACGGCAGCTTCGTGCCGACCTTCAGCGCCGCGGCCGGCAGCGACAACGCACGCCGCTACAGCGCGGGCGTGGCCGGGCGCAGTGAGGGCGATCTGAGCGAGACCGGCGGTTGGTATTCGGCCAATGCGGTGCACGACCAAACCGATGGCATCAATGCGTACCTGGACACCAGCTCCAGCGACTACGATCCGGATCGCGACGGCTATCGCAACGATTCGTTGAGCGTGCAAGGCGGCTGGCGCTTCAATCGCCAGTGGGATGCCGACGTGCACGCCTTGCGTGCGCGCAGCCGCAACGAATACGACGGTTCGGCGTTCGGCGGCACTGTGTCCAAGGGCGTGCAGCAGGCGGTCGGTGGCCGGGTGCGTTACGCGCCGACCGATGCGTTCACGCTCACCGCCAGCGTCGGCAGCAGCACCGATCTGGGCGATGCGTATTATGAAGGTGCATATGTGTCCACCTACGACACCCGTCGCAAGCAGAGCGCGTTGCAGGCCGATATCAATGCAGGCCCGGGTCTGCTCACGGTTGGCTTCGATTGGCAGCGCGATGAGATCGCCAGCAGCGACACCTACGATGCCGATAGCCGCAGCGATCGTGCTGCCTTTGCGCAGTGGCAGCAGACATTCGGCACGCAGTCGTTGCAGGCCAGCCTGCGCCGCAACGACAACAGCCAGTTCGGCGGCAAAACCACCGGCAGCCTGTTGTGGGGATGGGATTTTGCCCAGCATCTGCGCCTGACCGCCAGCTACGGCACCGCGTTCAAGGCACCGACCTTCAACGAGTTGTATTACCCAGACTACGGCAACCCCTTGCTGCGGCCGGAAACCTCCAAAAGCGCCGAGCTCGGCCTGCGCGGCAATGGCGATTGGGGCACCTGGACGCTGAGCGCGTTCCAGACCCGCATCGACGATCTGATTGCCGGCGACGCGTCGCTGGTGGATGCACTGCATCCGTTCGGGCAGCCGAACAATATCGATCAGGCACGCATCCGCGGCGTGGAAGCCGGTTACGACACCGAGCTGGCCGGCTGGACCGTGCGCAGCGCGTTGACATGGCTGCAGCCGCAGGCCGATGGCGAGGTCAACCATGGCAACTGGCTGCCGCGGCGTGCGGGTCAGAGCGGTCGCATCGATGCCGATCGCAGCTTCGGTGCGTTGGGCGTGGGCGCAAGCCTGTTCGGGTCTGGCAAGCGTTTCGACGACCTGATCAACACCGAGCGTTTGGCCGGTTATGGCCTGCTCGATCTGCGCGTGAGTTATGCGATCAACGCCGATTGGACCATCCTGCTCACCGCCAACAACGTGTTCGACCGCCACTACGAAACCGCACGCTGGTACGCGCAGCCAGGGCGCAATTATCTGCTTACCTTCCGCTACCAACCGGCGCAGTAA
- a CDS encoding type III PLP-dependent enzyme, with protein MSLGIDTAALMDALPRVRERSDGPICAYVYDLAALDAHAAWMRAQLPAQCEFFYAAKANAEPPILRTLAPHVQGLEAASGGELAWLHAQQPQAALLFGGPGKLDTELTQAAALPNCTVHVESLDELERLAAIAAQAGRCVPVFVRMNIAVPGAQSTRLMMGGQPSPFGLDPEDLDAAMRQLRASPSLCLEGFHFHLMSHQRDAGAQLHLVAAYLRTVQQWRRTYGLGPLRVNAGGGFGVDYLSPQSSFDWASFCAGLPALLREHGTDLRLRLEPGRYVSASCGWYLMEVLDLKRSHGAWFAIARGGTHHFRTPAAQAHDHPFRVLRGDRAPVLRNTPVTLVGQLCTPKDVLARNQHVAALAPGDCLAFPLAGAYAWNISHQQFLMHPPPQMVFFP; from the coding sequence ATGAGCCTGGGCATCGACACCGCTGCATTGATGGATGCACTGCCACGCGTGCGCGAACGCAGCGATGGCCCGATCTGCGCGTATGTTTACGACTTAGCTGCCTTGGACGCGCATGCAGCATGGATGCGCGCGCAGCTGCCGGCGCAATGCGAGTTTTTCTATGCGGCAAAAGCCAATGCGGAGCCGCCGATCCTGCGTACGCTCGCGCCGCATGTGCAGGGCTTGGAGGCTGCATCCGGCGGCGAACTCGCCTGGCTGCATGCGCAGCAACCGCAGGCCGCGTTGTTGTTCGGTGGACCAGGCAAGCTCGATACCGAGCTTACCCAGGCCGCCGCGCTGCCCAACTGCACCGTGCATGTGGAAAGCCTGGACGAACTGGAACGTCTGGCCGCCATTGCGGCGCAGGCCGGCCGCTGCGTGCCAGTGTTTGTGCGCATGAATATCGCCGTGCCCGGCGCACAGAGCACGCGTTTGATGATGGGTGGGCAACCATCACCCTTCGGTTTGGACCCGGAGGATCTGGACGCGGCAATGCGGCAGCTGCGTGCCAGCCCGTCGCTGTGTCTGGAAGGCTTTCATTTCCACCTGATGTCGCACCAGCGCGACGCTGGCGCGCAATTGCATCTGGTCGCCGCCTACCTGCGCACCGTGCAGCAGTGGCGGCGGACCTATGGACTTGGACCGTTGCGGGTGAATGCAGGTGGCGGCTTCGGTGTGGATTATCTGTCGCCGCAGTCGTCGTTCGATTGGGCCAGCTTCTGCGCCGGGCTTCCTGCACTACTACGCGAACACGGCACCGATCTTCGTCTACGTCTGGAACCGGGCCGCTATGTCAGCGCCAGCTGCGGCTGGTACTTGATGGAAGTGCTGGATCTCAAACGCAGCCACGGCGCGTGGTTTGCGATCGCCCGCGGCGGCACCCATCACTTCCGCACCCCGGCCGCGCAAGCGCACGATCATCCGTTCCGTGTGCTGCGTGGCGATCGCGCGCCGGTGCTGCGCAACACGCCGGTCACGCTGGTTGGCCAGTTGTGCACGCCCAAGGACGTACTGGCACGCAATCAGCACGTCGCGGCGCTGGCACCGGGCGACTGTTTGGCCTTCCCCTTGGCCGGTGCGTATGCGTGGAATATTTCGCATCAACAATTCCTGATGCATCCGCCGCCGCAGATGGTGTTTTTTCCTTGA
- a CDS encoding IucA/IucC family protein, giving the protein MSPHTMHDPWYDSMADAQACTCWLNCYLREFAIPQQTVHFDYRGLDRPGPRVAEQRWLRIDLGQTGALCVRIAYADRLGRCRLASTPFLKIAGQPWQSLDTHALARCLVQSLGSMQAVNPELLAQSANSVAITAALLRHAQTAAPTGEAMIDAEQSMLWGHALHPTPKSREGIDLAHVLACAPEARAAFQLYWFRIDPRLLRMQGRDVRASLRQLSGSDDLYPCHPWEAQRLRENPLLRTLQLRGLIQPIGVLGDALRPTSSVRTLYHPELDYFLKCSVHVRLTNCVRKNAWYELESAVALTELLAPSWRALATQVPGFDVMLEPAATSLDIAQVDPALHDADPLAARALSESFGILYRQAIPAAQRACWQPQVAAALFTCDAHGNSVCAARMQALSSVQLDRHTATLRWFRAYAGLLLDGVWSALFQHGIALEPHLQNTVIGFADGWPTRVWIRDLEGTKLLAHHWPTTRLQDVSERARQSLSYTPEQGWNRVAYCALVNNLAEAIFHLTEGDAALEARLWECVGEIAAHWQRRHGAQAALQGLIDGAPLPGKNNLGTRLWQRADRQSDYTALPNPIPPITAARQVAA; this is encoded by the coding sequence ATGTCGCCGCACACGATGCATGACCCCTGGTACGACAGCATGGCCGACGCGCAGGCCTGCACTTGCTGGTTGAACTGCTATCTGCGCGAATTCGCGATTCCGCAGCAGACGGTGCACTTCGATTATCGCGGGTTGGATCGCCCCGGTCCGCGCGTGGCCGAGCAGCGTTGGCTACGTATCGATCTGGGCCAAACCGGCGCACTGTGCGTGCGCATTGCCTATGCCGATCGCCTGGGCCGTTGCCGCTTGGCCTCCACGCCATTTCTCAAGATCGCCGGCCAACCGTGGCAGAGCCTGGATACGCACGCGTTGGCACGCTGCCTGGTGCAGTCGCTCGGTAGCATGCAGGCGGTCAACCCGGAGCTGCTCGCGCAAAGCGCCAATAGCGTGGCGATCACTGCTGCGTTATTGCGACACGCGCAGACCGCTGCGCCGACCGGTGAGGCGATGATCGATGCCGAACAATCGATGCTGTGGGGACATGCGCTGCATCCCACGCCGAAAAGCCGCGAAGGCATCGATCTTGCGCACGTGCTGGCCTGCGCACCGGAAGCACGCGCGGCGTTTCAGCTGTACTGGTTCCGCATCGATCCGCGGCTGTTGCGCATGCAGGGCCGCGATGTGCGTGCGAGCTTGCGGCAACTCTCCGGCAGTGACGATTTGTACCCATGCCATCCCTGGGAAGCGCAGCGTCTGCGCGAGAACCCGCTGCTACGCACGCTGCAGTTGCGTGGCTTGATCCAACCGATTGGCGTGCTCGGTGATGCACTGCGGCCGACCTCCTCGGTGCGCACGCTGTATCACCCGGAGCTGGACTATTTTCTCAAGTGTTCGGTGCATGTGCGGCTGACCAACTGCGTGCGCAAGAATGCGTGGTACGAGTTGGAAAGCGCAGTCGCGCTCACCGAGCTGCTAGCACCCAGCTGGCGCGCGCTGGCCACGCAGGTGCCCGGCTTCGATGTGATGCTGGAGCCGGCGGCCACGTCGTTGGATATTGCCCAGGTCGATCCCGCCTTGCATGACGCCGACCCGCTGGCGGCGCGTGCATTGTCGGAAAGCTTCGGCATCTTGTATCGGCAGGCCATTCCGGCGGCACAACGGGCGTGTTGGCAGCCGCAGGTCGCTGCCGCGTTGTTCACCTGCGATGCGCATGGCAACAGCGTGTGTGCAGCACGCATGCAGGCGCTGAGCAGCGTGCAGCTGGATCGCCACACCGCCACGCTGCGGTGGTTCCGCGCCTATGCCGGGCTGCTGCTGGATGGCGTGTGGAGTGCGTTGTTCCAGCACGGCATCGCATTGGAGCCGCATCTGCAGAACACGGTGATCGGTTTTGCTGATGGCTGGCCGACGCGTGTGTGGATCCGCGATCTGGAAGGCACCAAGCTGCTCGCACACCACTGGCCCACCACCCGCTTGCAGGACGTTAGCGAGCGTGCACGGCAATCGCTGTCCTACACGCCGGAACAAGGCTGGAATCGCGTGGCGTATTGCGCACTGGTCAACAATCTGGCCGAAGCGATCTTCCACCTCACCGAGGGCGATGCCGCGCTCGAAGCGCGCCTGTGGGAATGCGTGGGCGAGATCGCTGCACACTGGCAGCGACGCCATGGCGCGCAAGCCGCGTTGCAGGGCTTGATCGACGGCGCACCACTGCCCGGCAAGAACAACCTGGGCACGCGGCTGTGGCAACGCGCGGATCGTCAATCCGATTACACCGCGCTGCCCAATCCCATTCCACCGATCACAGCAGCACGGCAGGTGGCGGCATGA
- a CDS encoding MFS transporter gives MKRVLGPVLAAHYLAAFTALGMPLFLPQVLAELAPSAAVGWSGVLYVLPTLCTALTASAWGRLADRYGRKRSLLRAQLGLALGFAMAGFAPSLTWLVIGLIVQGACGGSLAAANAYLASQPQAGTLARALDWTQYSARLAMVSAPALLGLALPLGPAQSLYRALAVLPLLAFALTWRLPADRPAARPRPSITASTPSQHTGVPPLSTPTATSALWPALLIAQFLFCFAMVVTFPYFIPYALARGAGHDALAGLLYSLPHLVYLVVLPWWRRGDGQAWLVPGLLVFALACVWQALLHDAIALAVARVLFGFGMLFGLRGLNRSLALVASGHGAGRLFGRFDACGKWAGVFAGAAAGALAQAAGPAVPFLAAALAAAAAALTVMVRFPSRRSADVAAHDA, from the coding sequence ATGAAGCGCGTTTTAGGCCCCGTGCTGGCGGCGCATTATCTGGCGGCCTTCACCGCGTTGGGCATGCCGTTGTTTCTGCCGCAGGTATTGGCCGAATTGGCGCCATCGGCCGCGGTAGGCTGGAGCGGCGTGCTGTATGTGCTGCCGACGCTGTGCACAGCGTTGACGGCCAGCGCCTGGGGACGCTTGGCCGATCGCTATGGACGCAAGCGCTCGCTGCTGCGCGCGCAACTCGGGCTGGCGCTGGGCTTTGCGATGGCCGGCTTTGCGCCGTCGCTGACCTGGCTGGTAATCGGGCTGATTGTGCAAGGCGCCTGCGGCGGCTCGCTGGCGGCGGCCAATGCGTATCTGGCCAGCCAGCCGCAGGCCGGCACGTTGGCGCGCGCGCTCGACTGGACGCAATATTCGGCACGTCTGGCGATGGTCAGTGCGCCTGCATTGTTGGGTCTTGCATTGCCACTAGGCCCGGCGCAGTCGCTGTATCGCGCGCTTGCGGTATTGCCGCTGCTGGCATTTGCGCTGACGTGGCGTTTGCCGGCAGATCGACCAGCCGCTCGACCGAGGCCGTCCATTACAGCGTCAACGCCCTCCCAGCACACAGGTGTACCGCCCCTATCGACTCCAACAGCCACCTCAGCGCTGTGGCCCGCACTGCTGATCGCGCAATTCCTGTTCTGCTTTGCGATGGTAGTGACGTTCCCCTACTTCATCCCGTATGCGTTGGCGCGTGGCGCCGGCCATGATGCACTGGCCGGCCTGCTATATAGCCTGCCGCACCTGGTCTATCTGGTGGTACTGCCGTGGTGGCGACGCGGCGATGGCCAAGCGTGGCTGGTGCCTGGCCTGCTGGTGTTCGCACTTGCCTGCGTGTGGCAGGCGCTATTGCACGACGCCATCGCATTGGCGGTTGCGCGTGTGCTGTTCGGGTTTGGCATGTTGTTCGGCCTGCGTGGGCTCAACCGCAGCCTGGCGCTGGTCGCTAGCGGACATGGCGCCGGGCGCTTGTTCGGCCGCTTCGATGCCTGTGGCAAATGGGCCGGCGTGTTCGCCGGTGCTGCCGCCGGCGCGTTGGCACAGGCCGCCGGCCCGGCCGTCCCTTTCCTGGCTGCCGCATTGGCTGCGGCAGCCGCTGCGCTCACCGTCATGGTGCGCTTCCCTTCGAGGAGATCTGCCGATGTCGCCGCACACGATGCATGA
- a CDS encoding IucA/IucC family siderophore biosynthesis protein — translation MSSTADHRYIATRIIDACLREDLRGIATHGSAATPDATVLAAWTDPSPAEGWWRIAHLPNGMLWLPIHRQGYLQDISACGDSWIVQTADGAIVERGAQEWLQRISARLDRQTQLLHRAYAEEAECAAAHRCLARQAYDEQAPALITALQHVDAAERAYRCDQLASYRDHPFYPTARAKVGLDAAQLRDYAPEFAPTFALRWLAIARTSVTCTSTPPAALWPDFATLGLPSELADTHVAWPVHPLVWARLEQEDFALPAGTLRAPHAWLDVRPTLSVRTLVPLQHPQLHLKLPIPMRTLGALNLRLIKPSTLYDGHWLERALRRIDTLDPALHGRCVYVDESHGGHLGDTRHLAYLVRSYPPLDDATLVPVAALCALLPDGRPMAIHLTERFAHGDVLSWWRDYTELLLAVHLRLWLRYGIALEANQQNSVLVYADGQPTRLLMKDNDAARIAMPQLRAQLPELDALGPLHDARIAVDDSQALAQMFCTIVLQLDLQAVLEGLADWQPALRAPLYTQLQAQLALTLAQLDVDGIDTAPARQLLAAPRLPVKYLLSAGSLLSKQLTGARDINKFYGDSAPNPFGDAFANTHHAPRRQAGDQR, via the coding sequence ATGAGCAGCACGGCCGACCACCGTTATATCGCCACCCGCATCATCGACGCGTGCCTGCGCGAAGACCTGCGCGGGATTGCCACGCACGGCAGTGCTGCAACACCCGACGCAACGGTTCTGGCGGCATGGACCGACCCAAGCCCGGCGGAAGGCTGGTGGCGCATCGCGCACTTGCCCAACGGAATGCTGTGGTTGCCGATTCATCGGCAAGGTTATCTGCAGGACATCAGCGCCTGCGGCGACAGCTGGATCGTGCAGACTGCCGATGGCGCGATCGTAGAACGCGGTGCGCAGGAATGGTTGCAGCGCATCAGTGCCCGGCTCGACAGACAGACGCAGCTGCTGCATCGCGCCTATGCCGAGGAAGCCGAATGCGCCGCCGCGCACCGTTGCCTGGCGCGTCAGGCGTATGACGAACAAGCGCCTGCGCTGATCACCGCCTTGCAGCATGTCGATGCTGCCGAGCGTGCGTATCGCTGCGATCAATTGGCAAGCTACCGCGACCATCCGTTCTATCCGACTGCACGCGCCAAGGTCGGGCTGGATGCAGCGCAATTGCGCGATTACGCGCCAGAATTCGCGCCTACCTTCGCGCTGCGCTGGCTGGCGATCGCGCGTACGTCGGTCACCTGCACCAGCACGCCGCCAGCCGCGCTATGGCCGGATTTCGCCACACTGGGGCTGCCATCCGAACTGGCCGACACGCATGTCGCCTGGCCGGTGCATCCGCTGGTATGGGCACGCCTGGAGCAGGAGGACTTCGCGCTTCCCGCAGGCACCTTGCGTGCACCGCATGCATGGCTGGACGTACGCCCTACGCTATCGGTGCGCACATTGGTGCCGTTGCAGCATCCGCAGTTGCATCTCAAGTTGCCGATCCCGATGCGCACGCTGGGCGCGCTCAATCTGCGTCTGATCAAGCCATCCACGCTATACGACGGCCATTGGTTGGAGCGCGCGCTACGGCGCATCGATACGCTGGACCCGGCACTGCACGGCCGCTGCGTGTACGTGGACGAGTCGCATGGCGGGCACCTCGGTGACACCCGCCATCTGGCCTATCTGGTGCGAAGTTATCCGCCGCTGGACGACGCCACGCTGGTGCCGGTTGCCGCGCTGTGTGCGCTGTTGCCGGATGGCCGCCCGATGGCGATCCATCTGACCGAGCGGTTCGCACATGGCGATGTACTCAGTTGGTGGCGCGACTACACCGAGCTTCTGCTCGCCGTGCATCTGCGCTTGTGGCTGCGCTACGGCATCGCGCTGGAAGCCAACCAGCAGAACAGCGTGCTGGTCTATGCCGACGGCCAACCAACGCGACTGTTGATGAAGGACAACGATGCCGCGCGCATCGCCATGCCGCAGTTGCGTGCGCAGCTGCCGGAGTTAGATGCGCTGGGCCCGCTGCACGATGCGCGTATCGCGGTGGACGATTCGCAGGCACTGGCGCAGATGTTCTGCACCATCGTGCTGCAACTGGACCTGCAAGCGGTGCTGGAAGGTCTGGCCGACTGGCAGCCCGCACTGCGTGCGCCGCTGTACACGCAGTTGCAAGCGCAATTGGCGTTGACGCTGGCGCAGCTGGATGTCGACGGCATCGACACCGCACCCGCACGCCAATTGCTGGCCGCGCCAAGGCTGCCAGTGAAATATCTGCTCAGCGCCGGCAGCCTGCTGAGCAAGCAGCTCACCGGTGCGAGGGACATCAACAAGTTCTACGGCGATAGTGCGCCCAATCCGTTTGGCGATGCGTTCGCCAACACCCATCACGCGCCGCGTCGGCAGGCAGGCGATCAGCGATGA
- a CDS encoding siderophore biosynthesis protein PvsA: MTATSATPLVILTHVCHPAITEGFLPAAHALGLPVWLLTDHRLDHLSHFREHPTHAPQRVIECDVFNPLGVLDVLHDADASPRAVFSNSDHLQTSTALVAAGLSLPGKDWQVCYAAKNKAAMRQRLRARGLPSPWFCTLAPGAALPAGIPWPVVAKPREGVASLDVRHCADATQLQRYLDDVWQRHPQRTVLLEGMLEGELFTLETLGDGHRLQALGGFKVRLSPPPHFVECEAHWDARVNTPVIAQALQQLRAFGVGFGLCHSEFILTADGPVLVEINYRSIGDRREVLLDEMFGKQWFTAALAPHLGLPLPQLHSDRAHALLRYYIAEHDGELVTASEDRRHHDAHSDVQYRRMRMPGERIRLSHSNKDYLGVLSALASDAQTLEQAVVHAEAGLQWRIESAELRV; this comes from the coding sequence ATGACTGCGACATCCGCTACACCGTTGGTGATCCTCACCCATGTCTGCCATCCGGCCATCACCGAAGGCTTTCTGCCAGCCGCGCACGCGCTGGGCCTGCCGGTGTGGCTGCTGACCGATCATCGACTCGATCACCTCAGCCATTTTCGCGAGCACCCGACGCATGCGCCGCAGCGGGTGATCGAATGTGATGTATTCAATCCGCTCGGCGTGCTGGATGTGCTGCACGACGCCGATGCATCGCCGCGCGCAGTGTTCAGCAACAGCGATCATCTGCAGACCAGCACCGCATTGGTCGCTGCAGGTCTTAGCCTACCGGGCAAGGACTGGCAGGTGTGCTACGCGGCCAAGAACAAGGCGGCAATGCGCCAGCGTTTGCGTGCGCGTGGACTGCCATCGCCGTGGTTCTGCACGCTGGCGCCAGGTGCCGCGCTGCCGGCCGGTATTCCGTGGCCGGTGGTCGCCAAACCGCGTGAAGGCGTCGCCAGCCTGGACGTGCGCCACTGCGCCGATGCCACGCAATTGCAGCGGTATCTTGACGATGTGTGGCAGCGCCATCCGCAGCGCACCGTGTTGCTGGAAGGCATGCTCGAAGGTGAGTTGTTTACGCTGGAAACGTTGGGCGATGGCCACAGGTTGCAGGCGCTGGGCGGTTTCAAGGTGCGGCTGTCGCCACCGCCGCATTTTGTCGAATGCGAAGCGCACTGGGATGCACGCGTGAACACGCCGGTGATTGCACAGGCGCTGCAACAACTGCGTGCCTTCGGCGTTGGCTTCGGGCTGTGCCATAGCGAATTCATCCTCACCGCCGACGGCCCGGTGCTGGTAGAGATCAACTACCGCAGCATCGGCGACCGCCGCGAAGTCCTGCTCGACGAGATGTTCGGCAAGCAGTGGTTCACTGCTGCACTGGCACCGCACCTGGGCTTGCCGCTGCCGCAGCTGCACAGCGATCGTGCACATGCATTGCTGCGTTACTACATCGCAGAGCATGACGGCGAACTGGTGACTGCCAGCGAAGACCGTCGTCATCACGATGCGCACAGCGATGTGCAGTACCGGCGCATGCGCATGCCGGGCGAGCGCATCCGGCTTAGCCATTCCAACAAGGATTACCTGGGCGTACTGAGCGCGCTGGCCAGCGACGCGCAGACGCTGGAACAAGCGGTGGTGCATGCCGAAGCGGGCTTGCAATGGCGGATCGAAAGCGCGGAGCTGCGCGTATGA